Proteins from a single region of Ensifer adhaerens:
- a CDS encoding carbohydrate ABC transporter permease — MSAPSPDNIISHNRLTRALIYTALILFALYSLLPLYVMLVNSVKPLDEIRQGGMLNLPQTFTIEPWLQAWSTAQIGVQPTGLKPFFINSILMVVPAVAISTIVGALNGYVLTKWRFPGANIFFGMLLLSCFIPFQIVLIPMARILGILGLAGSIWGLIFVHVIYGIGFTTLYFRNYYEAFPTELVRAAQIDGASFFQIFWRILLPSSGPIVVVSVIWQFTNIWNDFLFGASFSGPYSTPMTVALNNLVSSSTGVKEYNVHFAGAILAALPTLIVYIVSGRYFVRGLMSGAVKG, encoded by the coding sequence ATGAGCGCTCCGAGCCCAGACAACATCATTTCGCACAACCGCCTCACCCGGGCGTTGATCTACACCGCGCTGATCCTCTTTGCGCTCTATTCGCTGCTGCCGCTCTACGTGATGCTGGTGAATTCGGTGAAGCCGCTCGACGAGATCCGCCAGGGCGGCATGCTCAACCTGCCGCAGACCTTTACGATCGAGCCCTGGCTTCAGGCCTGGTCGACGGCGCAGATCGGCGTGCAGCCGACGGGCCTGAAACCCTTCTTCATCAATTCGATCCTGATGGTCGTTCCGGCCGTGGCGATCTCGACGATCGTCGGCGCGCTCAACGGTTACGTGCTGACGAAATGGCGCTTTCCCGGTGCCAACATCTTCTTCGGTATGCTGCTTCTGTCCTGCTTCATCCCGTTCCAGATCGTCCTGATCCCGATGGCGCGCATCCTCGGCATCCTCGGGCTCGCCGGTTCGATCTGGGGCCTGATCTTCGTTCATGTGATCTACGGCATCGGCTTCACGACACTTTACTTCCGCAACTACTACGAGGCGTTTCCGACCGAGTTGGTGCGTGCGGCGCAGATCGACGGCGCCAGCTTCTTCCAGATCTTCTGGCGCATCCTGCTGCCGTCCTCCGGTCCGATCGTCGTCGTCTCGGTCATCTGGCAGTTCACCAACATCTGGAACGACTTCCTGTTCGGTGCTTCCTTCTCCGGCCCCTATTCGACGCCGATGACGGTCGCGCTCAACAACCTCGTTTCGTCCTCGACAGGGGTCAAGGAATACAACGTTCACTTCGCGGGCGCGATCCTCGCCGCCCTGCCAACGCTCATCGTCTACATCGTGTCCGGCCGCTACTTCGTTCGCGGGCTGATGTCGGGCGCCGTGAAAGGATAA
- a CDS encoding enoyl-CoA hydratase/isomerase family protein, which produces MTVARPEKLNAFDIDMLKALASACDTVEGDRNVRVVILTGEGKAFSAGGDIKAWGGMDAPEFGHDWVRFGHRVFERLATLRMPVIAALNGHALGGGLELAAAADIRLAEAQIKIGLPETSLGMVPGWSGTQRLVSRFGAQIVRRMVLGGEMFTAEAALKEGLVDAVVETGTVLAAARDYAARVAKRGPAALEISKLMIASANGEDNGAAVEALGSILVAKTGDLKEGVAAFTEKREAQFKGEW; this is translated from the coding sequence ATGACGGTCGCCCGTCCGGAAAAGCTCAATGCCTTCGACATCGACATGCTGAAGGCATTGGCCTCTGCCTGTGACACGGTCGAGGGCGATCGCAACGTGCGCGTCGTCATTCTCACCGGCGAAGGCAAGGCATTTTCCGCCGGCGGCGACATCAAGGCCTGGGGCGGCATGGACGCGCCCGAGTTCGGTCATGACTGGGTGCGTTTCGGCCACCGCGTGTTCGAGCGGCTGGCGACCTTGCGCATGCCTGTCATCGCCGCCCTCAATGGCCACGCGCTCGGCGGCGGGCTAGAACTTGCCGCCGCTGCCGATATCCGCCTGGCCGAGGCCCAAATCAAGATCGGCCTGCCGGAGACGAGCCTCGGCATGGTGCCCGGTTGGTCGGGCACACAGCGGCTGGTCTCCCGCTTCGGCGCGCAGATCGTCAGGCGTATGGTGCTCGGCGGCGAGATGTTTACGGCCGAGGCTGCCCTGAAGGAAGGTCTGGTCGATGCCGTCGTCGAGACCGGAACGGTTCTCGCGGCTGCTCGCGACTACGCCGCGCGTGTCGCCAAACGTGGTCCCGCGGCGCTTGAAATTTCGAAACTGATGATCGCTTCGGCAAATGGCGAAGACAATGGCGCGGCGGTCGAAGCGCTCGGCTCGATCCTTGTCGCCAAGACCGGAGACCTCAAGGAAGGCGTCGCCGCCTTCACCGAGAAGCGTGAAGCCCAATTCAAGGGAGAATGGTAA
- a CDS encoding carbohydrate ABC transporter permease produces the protein MDSRSRLQDLIPKLVLAPSFLIVLIFVYGFIAYTGFLSMTDSKMLPSYNFVGLSNYAKLWALPHWWRAVSNLAIFAALYIAICSVLGLGLAILLDQKIRAEGFLRPIYLYPMALSFIVTGTAWKWFLDPGIGLENTMHLWGWESFSFNWIKDRNYAIYCVVIAAVWQSTGFIMAMFLAGLRGVDNEIIKAAQIDGAKTSTIYRRIIIPLMRPVFLSAFVVLAHLAIKAYDLIIALTGGGPGQATELPATFMYSYTFTRNQMGIGASSAIIMLVMIFSIIVPYLYSEIRGAKR, from the coding sequence ATGGATAGCCGCAGTCGCCTGCAGGACCTGATACCGAAGCTGGTCCTTGCCCCGAGCTTCCTCATCGTCCTGATCTTTGTCTATGGTTTCATTGCCTATACCGGCTTCCTGTCGATGACGGACAGCAAGATGCTGCCGTCCTACAATTTCGTCGGCCTGAGCAACTATGCGAAGCTGTGGGCGCTGCCGCACTGGTGGCGGGCGGTAAGCAACCTGGCGATCTTCGCCGCGCTCTATATCGCCATCTGCTCGGTGCTTGGCCTTGGGCTGGCGATCCTGCTCGACCAGAAGATCCGCGCCGAAGGATTCCTGCGGCCAATCTACCTTTATCCGATGGCGCTTTCCTTCATCGTGACCGGAACGGCGTGGAAGTGGTTCCTCGATCCCGGCATCGGTCTTGAAAACACCATGCATCTCTGGGGCTGGGAGAGCTTCTCCTTCAACTGGATCAAGGACCGCAACTACGCCATCTACTGCGTCGTCATCGCTGCGGTCTGGCAGTCGACCGGCTTCATCATGGCGATGTTCCTGGCGGGTCTGCGCGGCGTCGACAACGAGATCATCAAGGCGGCGCAGATCGACGGCGCCAAGACATCGACGATCTATCGCCGGATCATCATTCCGCTGATGCGGCCGGTGTTTCTCTCGGCCTTCGTGGTGCTCGCGCATCTGGCGATCAAGGCCTACGACCTGATCATCGCCTTGACGGGCGGCGGCCCGGGCCAGGCGACCGAACTGCCGGCGACCTTCATGTATTCCTACACCTTTACCCGCAACCAGATGGGCATCGGCGCGTCCTCGGCGATCATCATGCTGGTGATGATCTTCTCGATCATCGTTCCGTATCTCTATTCCGAAATCCGGGGAGCAAAACGCTGA
- a CDS encoding LacI family transcriptional regulator translates to MADPSKPAHHEDSGAAAKRGKPTLRTIAEITGLAVTTVSRALSDAPQISIETRKRVREVADEIGYSPDRAAQRLKTGRTNVIGVLLDPHEEILGYGTSIMSGIAKALQGTAFHLIVMPNFLNSTNVEAVNYITRNGMADGLIFSRTEPLDPRVRLLSDLGFPFVTHGRTELSTPHPYVDYDNFTFSYQATKRLIAKGRRKPALISGPADFTFAGHLQHGFMTAVREAGCAYEILSGIDLDSPAGAIRDRIRQRYAEPDPPDSFMCGGEVCALATITGMSDCGLTLGREYDIVAKQTSHLLSAIQPQVETIYEDLTATGEDMGRVLLQKIGGESDVSKLQLLLCPQIPSSFDAAG, encoded by the coding sequence TTGGCCGATCCCTCCAAGCCCGCCCACCACGAAGACAGTGGCGCCGCCGCCAAACGCGGCAAGCCGACCCTTCGCACGATCGCGGAAATCACCGGCCTTGCGGTCACCACCGTTTCGCGCGCGCTCTCCGATGCGCCGCAGATTTCCATCGAGACCCGCAAACGGGTGCGCGAGGTCGCTGACGAGATCGGCTACTCGCCCGACCGCGCCGCCCAGCGCCTGAAGACCGGCCGCACCAACGTCATCGGCGTGCTGCTCGACCCGCATGAGGAAATCCTCGGCTACGGCACCTCGATCATGAGCGGTATCGCCAAGGCGCTGCAGGGCACGGCGTTTCACCTGATCGTCATGCCGAACTTCCTGAACTCGACCAATGTCGAAGCGGTCAACTACATCACCCGCAACGGCATGGCCGACGGCCTGATCTTCTCGCGCACCGAACCGCTCGATCCGCGCGTGCGGCTGCTCTCCGATCTGGGCTTTCCCTTCGTCACCCATGGGCGCACGGAGCTTTCGACCCCGCACCCTTACGTCGACTACGACAACTTCACCTTTTCCTATCAGGCAACGAAGCGCCTGATCGCCAAGGGCAGGCGCAAACCGGCGCTGATCAGCGGTCCGGCCGACTTCACCTTCGCCGGCCACCTGCAGCACGGCTTCATGACCGCCGTGCGCGAGGCTGGCTGCGCCTACGAGATCCTCTCGGGCATCGACCTCGACAGCCCCGCCGGCGCGATCCGCGACCGCATCCGCCAGCGCTACGCCGAGCCCGATCCGCCTGACAGCTTCATGTGCGGCGGCGAGGTCTGTGCGCTTGCGACCATCACCGGCATGAGCGATTGCGGGCTGACGCTCGGCCGCGAATACGACATCGTTGCCAAGCAGACCTCGCACCTCTTGAGCGCCATCCAGCCGCAGGTCGAGACGATCTACGAGGACCTGACCGCAACCGGCGAGGACATGGGCCGGGTGCTGCTGCAGAAGATCGGCGGCGAAAGCGACGTCAGCAAGCTGCAATTGCTGCTCTGTCCGCAGATCCCATCGAGCTTCGACGCGGCCGGCTAG
- a CDS encoding ABC transporter substrate-binding protein — protein sequence MTTTAVVALMMAATAARAAENVEVLHWWTSGGEAAALDVLKKDLESKGISWTDMPVAGGGGTEAMTVLRARVTAGNAPTAVQMLGFDILDWAKEGALGNLDETASKEGWDKVIPTALQQFSKYDGHWIAAPVNVHSTNWVWINKAALDKAGGKEPANWDELIALLDNFKAQGITPIAHGGQPWQDATIFDAVVLSLGTDFYKQAFIDLDPAALGGDKMKEAFDRMTKLRSYVDDNFSGRDWNLASAMVIENKAGLQFMGDWAKGEFLKAKKVPGTDFVCMRFPGTQGAVTFNSDQFAMFKVADDKVPAQLAMASAIESPTFQSAFNVVKGSVPARTDVPDTDFDACGKKGIKDLAEANTNGKLFGSMAHGHANPAAVKNAIYDVVTREFNGELTSEEAVKELVAAVEAAK from the coding sequence ATGACGACGACGGCCGTTGTGGCGCTGATGATGGCGGCCACCGCCGCGCGCGCAGCCGAGAACGTGGAAGTTCTGCACTGGTGGACATCCGGTGGCGAAGCTGCCGCACTCGACGTTCTGAAGAAGGATCTGGAAAGCAAGGGCATTTCCTGGACCGACATGCCGGTTGCCGGCGGTGGCGGTACGGAAGCCATGACGGTTCTGCGCGCTCGCGTCACCGCGGGTAACGCCCCCACCGCCGTGCAGATGCTCGGCTTCGACATTCTCGACTGGGCCAAGGAAGGCGCACTCGGCAACCTCGACGAGACCGCTTCCAAGGAAGGCTGGGACAAGGTGATCCCGACCGCCCTGCAGCAGTTCTCGAAATATGACGGCCACTGGATCGCAGCGCCGGTGAACGTCCATTCGACCAACTGGGTCTGGATCAACAAGGCGGCACTCGACAAGGCTGGCGGCAAGGAGCCGGCCAACTGGGACGAGCTGATCGCCCTCCTCGACAACTTCAAGGCTCAGGGCATCACCCCGATCGCCCATGGTGGTCAGCCTTGGCAGGATGCGACGATCTTCGACGCCGTCGTGCTCTCGCTAGGTACGGACTTCTACAAGCAGGCCTTCATCGACCTCGACCCGGCAGCGCTCGGCGGCGACAAGATGAAGGAAGCCTTCGATCGCATGACGAAGCTGCGCTCCTATGTCGACGACAACTTCTCGGGTCGTGACTGGAACCTCGCTTCCGCCATGGTCATCGAGAACAAGGCCGGTCTGCAGTTCATGGGCGACTGGGCGAAGGGCGAATTCTTGAAGGCCAAGAAGGTGCCGGGCACCGACTTCGTCTGCATGCGCTTCCCGGGCACCCAAGGCGCCGTCACCTTCAACTCCGACCAGTTCGCGATGTTCAAGGTTGCCGACGACAAGGTTCCGGCACAGCTCGCCATGGCTTCGGCCATCGAAAGCCCGACCTTCCAGTCGGCCTTCAACGTGGTCAAGGGCTCGGTTCCGGCCCGCACCGACGTTCCGGACACGGATTTCGACGCGTGCGGCAAGAAGGGCATCAAGGACCTTGCCGAAGCCAACACCAATGGCAAGCTCTTCGGTTCCATGGCGCATGGCCATGCCAACCCGGCTGCCGTCAAGAACGCGATCTACGACGTCGTGACGCGTGAGTTCAACGGCGAACTGACGTCCGAAGAGGCCGTCAAGGAACTGGTCGCTGCCGTCGAGGCTGCGAAGTAA
- a CDS encoding 3-ketoacyl-ACP reductase, with the protein MTASTRPVAIVTGGRRGIGLGVARALAREGFDIAITGLGVADATTAQTLSELAGDSGRAIYIEANLADVGGHAATVERIRAELGPIRCLVNNAGIASVVRGDFLDLLPENFDTIVATNLRGTVFFTQAVLVSMLTDPTGTTPRSIINITSVSATMTSPERLDYCMTKAGLAAFSQGLALRLANTGISVFEIRPGIIRSDMTAGVSGKYDALIDGGLVPMRRWGEPDDIGNIAAGLAGGKFAFATGSVIQADGGLSIGRL; encoded by the coding sequence ATGACGGCATCGACGCGTCCCGTCGCCATCGTCACCGGCGGCCGCCGCGGCATCGGTCTCGGCGTTGCCCGCGCGCTTGCCCGTGAGGGATTCGATATCGCCATCACCGGCCTCGGCGTCGCCGACGCCACGACCGCTCAGACGCTGTCCGAACTTGCGGGCGATAGCGGTAGGGCGATCTACATCGAGGCAAACCTTGCCGATGTCGGCGGGCATGCGGCGACCGTCGAGCGCATTCGCGCCGAGCTCGGTCCTATACGCTGCCTCGTCAACAATGCCGGCATCGCCTCGGTGGTCCGTGGTGATTTCCTCGACCTGCTGCCGGAGAATTTCGACACGATCGTGGCCACCAACCTGCGCGGCACGGTGTTTTTCACCCAGGCGGTGCTGGTGTCGATGCTGACAGATCCGACCGGTACGACACCACGGTCGATCATCAATATCACCTCGGTTTCGGCGACGATGACCTCGCCCGAGCGCCTCGACTACTGCATGACCAAGGCTGGGCTAGCCGCCTTCAGCCAGGGGCTGGCACTTCGGCTCGCCAATACCGGCATCTCGGTTTTCGAAATTCGACCCGGCATCATTCGTTCCGACATGACGGCCGGCGTCTCGGGAAAATACGACGCGCTGATCGACGGTGGACTGGTGCCGATGCGTCGCTGGGGCGAACCGGATGATATCGGCAATATCGCGGCAGGGCTTGCCGGTGGAAAATTCGCCTTTGCCACCGGCTCCGTGATCCAGGCGGATGGTGGCCTGTCGATCGGCCGACTCTAG
- a CDS encoding aldehyde dehydrogenase family protein, producing the protein MTVLVKPKPIEGHKVRAFQMLIDGKWVDSAEGRTIERVAPGHGVVVSRYQAGTKVDAEKAIAAARRAFDEGAWPRMTASQRSLVLLRAADIIAERADELAYLDAIESGKPISQAKGELGGAADIWRYAAALARDLHGESYNTLGDGTLGVVLREAIGVVSIITPWNFPFLIVSQKLPFALAAGCTTVVKPSELTSASTLLLGEILEAAGVPAGVVNIITGTGPEVGAPMTTHPDVDMVSFTGSTGVGRLTMANAAQTLKKVSLELGGKNPQIVFPDANLDEFIDAAVFGAYFNAGECCNAGSRLILHRDIADEVTRRIAELSAKVKVGDPLDPETQVGAIVTPQHLEKIAGYVSAASKEGAAVAHGGTALDLGMGQFMAPTILSSVRPDMAVAREEVFGPVLSVLTFETTEEAIRIANAIDYGLSAGVWSRDFDTCLAIGRRVRAGTIWMNTFMDGASELPFGGYRQSGLGRELGRHAVEDYTETKTLNMHMGARTGWWMPR; encoded by the coding sequence ATGACCGTGCTCGTGAAACCCAAGCCGATCGAAGGCCACAAGGTCCGTGCCTTCCAGATGCTGATCGACGGCAAATGGGTGGACAGTGCCGAAGGGCGCACGATCGAGCGCGTGGCGCCGGGCCATGGCGTCGTCGTCAGCCGCTATCAGGCGGGCACGAAAGTCGACGCCGAAAAGGCGATCGCCGCCGCCCGCCGTGCCTTCGACGAGGGCGCCTGGCCGCGCATGACCGCATCGCAGCGCTCGCTGGTGCTGCTGCGTGCCGCTGACATCATCGCCGAGCGCGCCGACGAGCTTGCCTATCTCGACGCGATCGAATCCGGCAAGCCGATCAGCCAGGCCAAGGGTGAACTCGGCGGTGCTGCCGATATCTGGCGCTACGCCGCCGCTCTCGCCCGCGATCTGCACGGCGAAAGCTATAACACGCTTGGCGATGGCACGCTCGGCGTCGTGCTGCGCGAGGCGATTGGTGTCGTCTCGATCATCACGCCCTGGAACTTCCCCTTCCTGATCGTCAGCCAGAAGCTGCCGTTTGCGCTTGCTGCCGGCTGCACCACGGTCGTCAAGCCGTCGGAGCTGACCTCCGCCTCGACGCTGCTGCTCGGCGAAATCCTGGAAGCCGCCGGCGTTCCCGCTGGAGTCGTCAACATCATCACCGGCACGGGTCCCGAGGTCGGTGCGCCGATGACGACACATCCGGATGTCGACATGGTATCCTTCACTGGCTCGACCGGTGTCGGTCGCCTCACCATGGCCAATGCCGCACAGACCCTCAAGAAGGTGTCGCTGGAGCTCGGCGGCAAGAACCCGCAGATCGTCTTCCCGGACGCCAATCTCGACGAGTTCATCGATGCCGCCGTATTCGGCGCCTATTTCAACGCCGGCGAATGCTGCAATGCCGGCTCGCGTCTGATTCTGCACCGCGACATCGCCGACGAGGTGACGCGCCGCATCGCCGAGCTTTCGGCCAAGGTCAAGGTCGGCGATCCGCTCGACCCGGAAACCCAGGTCGGCGCGATCGTTACGCCACAGCACCTGGAAAAGATTGCCGGCTATGTTTCTGCCGCGTCGAAGGAAGGGGCAGCGGTTGCCCATGGCGGCACGGCGCTCGATCTCGGCATGGGCCAGTTCATGGCGCCGACGATCCTTTCTTCCGTCCGGCCCGACATGGCAGTGGCGCGTGAAGAAGTGTTCGGCCCGGTTCTTTCCGTCTTGACTTTCGAGACGACGGAAGAGGCGATCCGCATCGCCAATGCGATCGACTATGGCCTTTCGGCCGGTGTGTGGAGCCGCGATTTCGACACCTGCCTGGCGATCGGCCGCCGCGTGCGCGCCGGCACCATCTGGATGAACACCTTCATGGATGGTGCGTCGGAGCTTCCCTTTGGCGGCTACCGGCAATCCGGTCTTGGTCGCGAGCTCGGCCGGCACGCGGTGGAAGACTACACCGAGACGAAGACACTCAACATGCATATGGGCGCGCGCACCGGCTGGTGGATGCCGCGTTAA
- a CDS encoding FAD-dependent oxidoreductase — MQEQPDIVIIGSGIGGSTVAAGLAGSGARITILERGERLPDTPEARSYSSIFVKGHFRPREMWREPDGTEFNPGNFYFVGGNSKLFGAVLLRYRAEDFTEMQHLGGISPAWPFPYEELEPWYGKAEQLFEVRGELGDDPTEPFHSSPYAFGPVPDEPAIARARAELKAQGLHPATLPLGVDIDTWLAGGRTPWDGFPNTGKGKKDAETASLAAALNDPNIELITSAHVDTLEAGPGGRIEAIHYTHRGEKKKLSPKLVILSAGAINSAAILLRSGDGKGLANASDQVGRNFMNHNCSAMLAINPFKRNDSVYQKTLMLNDYYLTGGRNGLPLGNVQLLGKINADILKANAPRGFGSWAPRFAFDLMAGHAVDWYMMTEDLPNPESRIMVDGKGIIMQWRRSNMEALSSLEAKMREHFKAAGYPIVLSQAFDKRTPSHQCGTVRMGTDPKDAPLDTYCRAFDHPNLFVVDAGCLPTSAAVNPALTIAAQALRVADHIATREFRT, encoded by the coding sequence ATGCAGGAGCAGCCGGACATCGTCATCATCGGATCGGGGATCGGCGGCTCCACCGTTGCGGCGGGGCTTGCCGGCTCCGGTGCCCGTATCACCATCCTCGAGCGTGGCGAGCGTCTGCCCGACACGCCGGAGGCGCGCAGCTACAGCTCGATCTTCGTCAAGGGCCATTTCCGGCCGAGGGAGATGTGGCGCGAGCCTGATGGTACCGAGTTCAATCCGGGAAACTTCTACTTCGTCGGCGGCAACTCCAAGCTCTTCGGCGCGGTGCTGTTGCGCTACCGCGCCGAAGATTTCACAGAGATGCAGCATCTCGGCGGCATTTCGCCAGCCTGGCCCTTTCCCTATGAGGAACTGGAGCCGTGGTATGGCAAGGCGGAACAACTGTTCGAGGTGCGCGGCGAACTGGGCGACGATCCGACGGAACCGTTCCATAGCTCGCCCTACGCTTTCGGCCCGGTGCCGGACGAGCCGGCCATTGCCCGCGCCCGCGCCGAATTGAAGGCACAGGGCTTGCATCCGGCGACCTTGCCGCTCGGCGTCGATATCGACACGTGGCTTGCCGGTGGGCGCACGCCCTGGGACGGATTTCCGAATACGGGCAAGGGCAAGAAGGATGCCGAGACCGCATCGCTCGCTGCTGCACTGAATGACCCCAACATCGAGCTGATCACGTCGGCGCATGTCGATACGCTGGAGGCCGGTCCGGGGGGGCGGATCGAGGCGATCCATTACACCCATCGAGGCGAGAAGAAGAAGCTGTCGCCGAAGCTGGTGATCCTGTCGGCGGGCGCGATCAACTCGGCTGCGATCCTCTTGCGCTCCGGCGACGGCAAGGGGCTCGCCAACGCGTCCGACCAGGTCGGCCGCAACTTCATGAACCACAATTGCAGCGCCATGCTGGCGATCAATCCGTTCAAGCGCAATGACAGCGTCTACCAAAAGACGCTGATGCTGAACGATTATTATCTGACTGGCGGCAGGAACGGCCTGCCCCTCGGTAATGTCCAGCTGCTCGGCAAGATCAACGCCGATATCCTCAAGGCCAATGCGCCGAGGGGATTTGGCTCCTGGGCACCGCGCTTCGCCTTCGACCTCATGGCGGGCCATGCGGTCGATTGGTACATGATGACGGAAGACCTGCCGAACCCGGAAAGCCGCATCATGGTCGATGGCAAGGGCATCATCATGCAGTGGCGACGCTCCAACATGGAAGCGCTCTCCAGTCTCGAGGCGAAGATGCGCGAGCACTTCAAGGCTGCGGGCTATCCGATCGTGCTTTCCCAAGCGTTCGACAAGCGCACGCCGTCGCACCAGTGCGGCACGGTGCGGATGGGCACCGACCCGAAGGACGCGCCGCTCGACACCTACTGCCGTGCTTTCGATCATCCCAATCTCTTTGTCGTCGATGCCGGCTGCCTGCCGACCTCAGCTGCCGTCAATCCGGCGCTGACAATTGCCGCCCAGGCGCTGAGGGTCGCCGACCATATCGCCACCAGGGAGTTCCGAACATGA
- a CDS encoding ABC transporter ATP-binding protein: MSFLKISNLRKSYGSLEILKDINLEIEKGGFLVLVGPSGCGKSTLLNTIAGLEPITSGEIAINGRSVADLHPSKRDIAMVFQSYALYPNMTVAGNIAFGMEIRGVPKEEREKAIKQVADMLQIGHLLDRKPSQLSGGQRQRVAMGRALVRNPQVFLFDEPLSNLDAKLRVDMRTEIKRLHNRMKTTIVYVTHDQIEAMTLATKIAVLKDGVLQQFGTPAEIYNNPANMFVADFMGSPAMNLLTARIEKSGSDVAVTLARPNAEPLKLAVPHANGALSAYAGKDVIFGIRPEALTDPDGADRNAKVVAEGECLIEVVEPAGSDTFAVTRLGGKEIVARLRADARIAAGQTSRLAFNLDKAVFFDPQSQQRIA, translated from the coding sequence ATGTCTTTCTTGAAAATCAGCAACCTGCGCAAATCCTATGGCTCGCTCGAGATCCTGAAGGACATCAACCTGGAGATCGAAAAGGGTGGTTTCCTTGTGCTTGTCGGCCCGTCCGGCTGCGGCAAGTCCACGCTTCTCAACACAATCGCCGGTCTGGAGCCGATCACCTCGGGCGAGATCGCCATCAATGGCCGCTCGGTTGCCGACCTGCATCCCTCGAAGCGCGACATCGCCATGGTGTTCCAATCCTACGCGCTCTATCCGAACATGACGGTCGCCGGAAACATCGCCTTCGGCATGGAAATCCGTGGCGTACCGAAGGAAGAGCGCGAGAAGGCGATCAAGCAGGTCGCCGACATGCTGCAGATCGGCCATCTGCTCGACCGCAAGCCAAGCCAGCTTTCCGGCGGCCAGCGCCAGCGTGTCGCCATGGGCCGTGCGCTGGTGCGCAATCCGCAGGTCTTCCTGTTCGACGAGCCGCTCTCCAACCTCGACGCCAAGCTGCGCGTCGACATGCGCACCGAGATCAAGCGGCTGCACAACCGTATGAAGACGACGATCGTCTACGTCACCCACGACCAGATCGAGGCGATGACGCTGGCAACCAAGATTGCAGTGCTGAAGGACGGCGTTTTGCAGCAGTTCGGGACGCCGGCTGAGATCTATAACAACCCGGCCAACATGTTCGTCGCCGACTTCATGGGCTCGCCGGCAATGAACCTTCTGACCGCGCGGATCGAAAAGAGCGGCTCCGATGTTGCCGTCACCCTGGCGCGGCCGAATGCCGAGCCGCTGAAGCTGGCGGTACCGCATGCCAACGGCGCACTCTCGGCCTATGCCGGCAAGGACGTAATCTTCGGCATCCGTCCGGAAGCGCTCACCGACCCTGACGGCGCCGACCGTAATGCCAAGGTGGTCGCCGAGGGCGAATGCCTGATCGAGGTGGTCGAGCCCGCAGGCTCCGATACGTTCGCGGTCACCCGCCTCGGTGGCAAGGAAATCGTTGCCCGGCTCAGGGCCGATGCCCGCATTGCGGCCGGCCAGACTTCGCGGCTTGCGTTCAATCTCGACAAGGCGGTGTTCTTCGACCCGCAAAGCCAGCAGCGGATCGCGTAA